In the Opitutia bacterium genome, one interval contains:
- a CDS encoding arsenate reductase family protein, with protein sequence MARSPVIIYAYAKCSTCRDATRWLRERGVEFVERPIYEQPPTPAELRAMLRHQGGQLRRLFNTSGIQYRERGLAAKLPAMTEAEALALLGSDGRLVKRPFVLGEGVGLLGFDAEEWAAAFPRS encoded by the coding sequence ATGGCCCGCTCCCCTGTCATCATCTACGCCTACGCCAAATGCAGCACGTGCCGCGACGCGACGCGCTGGCTCCGCGAGCGTGGCGTGGAGTTCGTCGAACGTCCGATCTACGAGCAACCGCCGACTCCCGCGGAGCTGCGCGCGATGTTGCGGCATCAAGGCGGCCAGCTGCGCCGGCTCTTCAACACTTCCGGCATCCAATACCGCGAACGCGGACTCGCCGCGAAGCTCCCGGCGATGACGGAGGCGGAAGCCCTCGCCTTGCTCGGCTCCGATGGGCGGTTGGTGAAACGCCCATTCGTCCTCGGCGAAGGTGTGGGGCTCCTCGGCTTTGACGCAGAGGAATGGGCGGCTGCATTTCCGCGTTCATGA